From the genome of Clostridia bacterium:
AAAGATATCAATGTGTTTTTCAATGAACTCGAAAAAATGATGGATTTGGTCGTAAGGCAGTTGTTAGACAGATTTGAAATTCAACGTCATAAGAAAGTACGCAACTTCCCATTCTTAATGGGTCAAGGAGTATGGATTGATTCAGAAAAACTTAATATTGATGACGAAGTCGGCGAAGTTCTCAAAAATGGTACATTGTCTATAGGCTTTATAGGCTTGGCGGAAACTCTTGTGGTGTTGACTGGTCATCATCATGGTGAATCTATTGAAAGCAGAAACTTGGGACTTGAAATAGTAACCTTTATGCGTGATTATACGGACAGAATGACCAAAAAGTACAATCTAAACTTTACATTGCTTGCTACGCCTGCAGAAGGATTGTCCGGAAGATTTGTTAAGCTTGACCGCAAGAAGTTTGGCGTAATCAAGGGCGTAACCGATAGAGAATATTATACTAACAGTTTCCATGTTCCTGTATATTATCCTATTTCGGCTTATGAAAAAATCAAAATAGAAGCTCCTTATCATGCGCTTACCAATGCAGGACATATTACTTATGTTGAGCTTGACGGCGATACAGCCAATAACTTAGAAGCATTTGAATCAATAGTAAGAGCAATGCATGACAATCATATCGGATATGGCTCAATTAACCATCCCGTTGATCGCGATCCTGTTTGCGGATATAACGGAATAATAGGCGATGTTTGCCCCAAATGCGGAAGAAAAGAAAATGAAGGACCTAGTTTTGAAAGAATAAGAAGAATAACAGGATATCTAGTTGGTACTTTGGATAGATTTAATGACGCAAAACGAGCAGAAGAGCGCGACAGAGTAAAACATACAATATCATAATATTATGCAGTTAAGAATATCAGGATTAATTCAAGAATCAATAGTTGACGGACCTGGAATAAGGTTCGTCATATTTGCACAAGGGTGTGATTTCCATTGCGAGGGTTGTCACAACCCTCAGACATGGAGTCATACAGGCGGTACTTTAGTTGATACCGATACTTTGTATGAAAAAATCAAAGCCAATCCCTTGATAAAAGGAATAACTATAAGCGGAGGCGAGCCTTTTTTGCAAAGCTCCGCCCTTATTCCGCTTATCAAAAAGCTAAAAGCTGACGGCTATGAAATAGCCGTATATACGGGATATTGTTTTGAAGAATTACTAAACTGCAATGATTCAAAAACAGAAATGGCTAAGCTGGTCGATATTATTATTGACGGCAGATTTATATTGGCTCAAAAAAGCCTTTTGTTAAAATTTAAGGGCTCAAAAAATCAAAGAATTATTAATGTTCAGAAGTCACTACAAGAAAACAAAACAGTAATAGAAACATCCGAACGCTGGGGCGGTGTGCAATAATTTTTCGTCTTTGAAAATTAATCCAAGCTTTTAACGCTTATTTCGTATGTTTTTCCGTCTTTGCCAATAGCCAGTAAATTATCAGGAAATTCGGTTTCAGATGGATAAACAACTTTTTCTATTATATTTGATTCCATTATTAATAATTCGCCAATAATAAAAATGAGTTCGTCCATATTTCCCCCAAACTAAAAAAGAAGTTGAGATAATTATACTCCCATAATTATGGGAACGCAAACAAACTCAAGCACAATTATAAAATTATAACAAAAATGTGTAAAAATCCCCATATATATGGAAATCAATATATTTTCTTATTTTATTGTGGTAATATAATAAGACTAGTTATGGCAAATAATATGATTAATTTAGACGTTTTTAGAGAAAGGCTAAAAGAGTATATAAAAGAAAGAAACATAAATCAGTCGATTTTAGCACGCGAGACGGGAATATCAAACCAAGCAATATCTAACTGGATATTAGGAAAAGGGGAACCACTTGTAACTTATGTTTGGCGACTAGCGGATTATTTTGATTGTTCTATCGATTATTTGCTAGGTCGCACGGATTATTAAAATACTGATTCTCCGCAATTTATATCAAAAGGTGCTATCAACAAACGTTGTAAGGTTTTTTGATAATTATCAAACAACCACTTTGTCGCATAAGCGTAGTTTTGAATACAGTCAAATTCACTATACATAAAATATTTTACGCACTTAACAATTTTGGTAAGTTCTCTAGGCGGCTCATTGATATTGTCAAAAATATAAAACCTTTTTAGACATGAGGTTTTTATTAATCCCCTCAGCTTTTGCATTTCTTGAGAGATATTTTTTATCAACTCTTCAAATTCAGCAGTTTTATCAGGTTTTACTTGAAAAATCTTTACTTCACTAAAATTTTGCATTTTTTTCCCTTATAATTTTGATCGTGTAAGAATTTTGGACGCTCTTAAAGGCGAATCCTTGCTGGTTCCCCAAGGAATATCTTTCTTTTGATAATCAAATTTTTGAGTAAATGAATTTAGATCCGAATTTAACTTTGCCAGCTTGGAAATCTGAACGGAATAAATTGATTCTAAGAATTGATTTGCTTTTGAATGCGCGTGATGAGCGTTTTCCAAAAGTTTTGCATAATGGTATAGACAGAAGCCCTGTGAATCATTAAGCATTTTTACAAAAGCTGGTTCGTTATAATACATCTGCGCCACAGTCATATAGTATCTTTGCATATTATTCTCAATATCCATACATATAACGCAAGACTCACTTTCTTTTTGCAGTTCTTGCGCTTGTTTTTTTGCTGATTTTATGCTAGACGGCGGCTTCA
Proteins encoded in this window:
- the nrdD gene encoding anaerobic ribonucleoside-triphosphate reductase codes for the protein KDINVFFNELEKMMDLVVRQLLDRFEIQRHKKVRNFPFLMGQGVWIDSEKLNIDDEVGEVLKNGTLSIGFIGLAETLVVLTGHHHGESIESRNLGLEIVTFMRDYTDRMTKKYNLNFTLLATPAEGLSGRFVKLDRKKFGVIKGVTDREYYTNSFHVPVYYPISAYEKIKIEAPYHALTNAGHITYVELDGDTANNLEAFESIVRAMHDNHIGYGSINHPVDRDPVCGYNGIIGDVCPKCGRKENEGPSFERIRRITGYLVGTLDRFNDAKRAEERDRVKHTIS
- the nrdG gene encoding anaerobic ribonucleoside-triphosphate reductase activating protein translates to MQLRISGLIQESIVDGPGIRFVIFAQGCDFHCEGCHNPQTWSHTGGTLVDTDTLYEKIKANPLIKGITISGGEPFLQSSALIPLIKKLKADGYEIAVYTGYCFEELLNCNDSKTEMAKLVDIIIDGRFILAQKSLLLKFKGSKNQRIINVQKSLQENKTVIETSERWGGVQ
- a CDS encoding helix-turn-helix transcriptional regulator, coding for MINLDVFRERLKEYIKERNINQSILARETGISNQAISNWILGKGEPLVTYVWRLADYFDCSIDYLLGRTDY
- a CDS encoding DUF6062 family protein — translated: MQYKIHTTPIWDAFKKDGLCPMCTITQELSTMFVDKFLNEAVMVPTSRQLVNKYGFCAHHYNMLINGDNILGVALQSITRTEHLQNILKPPSSIKSAKKQAQELQKESESCVICMDIENNMQRYYMTVAQMYYNEPAFVKMLNDSQGFCLYHYAKLLENAHHAHSKANQFLESIYSVQISKLAKLNSDLNSFTQKFDYQKKDIPWGTSKDSPLRASKILTRSKL